Proteins from a genomic interval of Papaver somniferum cultivar HN1 chromosome 4, ASM357369v1, whole genome shotgun sequence:
- the LOC113272858 gene encoding uncharacterized protein LOC113272858, with the protein MMQPSGTTQNATNGKLNNPPPNLEGERIGIVTDPILQARRPEATQERDKKLEAGSTSLTQPTLKEMQKELEEHIRRERELRRLLREASNDQCAKECLESAEDKEEDHGMMTQEVMAKFFETNYKVVKQNNYDFMASPYTPEIVEYQYSEDYTSPKFKVSDGQGNAREHLSRFVASMNDRASDGKLCLREFPKSLTDMAFSWKVTTIDLSKCNQRLGEDIGKYITQFRHFALDCHENVKEDALVEICVRGMIPFFKKSLVNFRFPTLVELDEAAARIADYIEESNSDYVWHNAVNTVSITPRNNRANNNQEGWGAQTNQSYRDQPLPLPFPCDKEQIVGLQEQWMEDKEIQLPLTKANPTDTQKSNARYCHFHRRVQHPTVDCYNLIRMFQKKLEGGEFEMGDPDGAKEIQNHVMILSHDPNGDEWKPWEEKDEEACEVTIEGRVFTNTYGVARKFAGTVLAQQFFDSLGFSEDQSREAAKFIAAIAAGRPYDSLPREAIVFTDEDILYPGENLRPFYLTAYINKVPLKRSFVDGGASLNIISTHILEFLGVQRSAIKMRTTTVKVFGGHTQATIGIVHLVMKIGPIRGLTPFYVLEDDTTFHVLLGRGWLLNHKMVALTYHQCVKTNI; encoded by the exons ATGATGCAGCCGAGTGGTACTACCCAAAACGCGACTAACGGTAAGTTGAATAATCCGCCCCCTAATCTAGAAGGGGAGCGGATAGGTATAGTGACGGACCCAATCTTACAAGCGAGAAGACCTGAAGCGACGCAGGAAAGAGATAAGAAACTAGAGGCCGGAAGCACGTCACTCACGCAACCCACTTTAAAGGAAATGCAGAAAGAGTTGGAGGAACACATCCGCAGGGAAAGAGAGTTGAGAAGATTGCTGAGAGAAGCTAGCAACGATCAATGCGCTAAAGAATGCTTGGAAAGCGCCGAGGATAAAGAAGAAGATCACGGAATGATGACACAGGAGGTGATGGCCAAATTTTTCGAGACAAACTACAAAGTGGTAAAACAGAACAATTACGATTTCATGGCAAGCCCATACACCCCCGAGATCGTGGAATATCAATATTCAGAGGATTATACTTCACCGAAGTTCAAAGTGTCTGATGGACAAGGGAATGCGCGAGAACACCTTAGCAGATTCGTCGCCTCTATGAACGATCGAGCCTCTGATGGGAAGTTGTGCCTAAGGGAGTTCCCGAAGTCGTTGACTGATATGGCCTTCTCGTG GAAAGTCACGACCATCGACTTGAGTAAATGTAACCAACGGTTAGGGGAAGACATAGGGAAGTATATCACCCAGTTTCGTCATTTTGCGCTGGATTGCCATGAGAACGTTAAAGAAGATGCATTAGTGGAGATCTGCGTACGCGGAATGATACCGTTTTTCAAGAAAAGCCTGGTGAACTTCCGATTCCCAACCTTGGTCGAGCTGGATGAAGCGGCAGCAAGAATCGCCGATTATATCGAAGAAAGCAACTCGGATTATGTTTGGCACAATGCGGTCAACACCGTCTCAATAACACCAAGGAACAACCGCGCAAACAACAACCAAGAAGGCTGGGGAGCGCAAACAAATCAGTCATATAGAGATCAACCGCTTCCTCTCCCATTTCCCTGTGATAAAGAGCAGATCGTCGGGCTCCAAGAGCAGTGGATGGAGGATAAAGAAATTCAGTTGCCTCTAACGAAGGCGAATCCCACCGATACCCAGAAGAGCAACGCCAGGTACTGTCACTTTCATCGTAGAGTACAACACCCCACGGTCGACTGCTATAACTTAATAAGAATGTTTCAGAAGAAACTGGAAGGGGGCGAATTCGAAATGGGAGATCCCGATGGAGCAAAAGAAATCCAAAATCATGTAATGATACTTTCTCATGATCCCAACGGAGATGAATGGAAACCATGGGAAGAAAAGGATGAAGAAGCATGCGAGGTTACCATAGAAGGCCGCGTatttacaaatacatatggtgtcGCTAGAAAATTCGCGGGTACAGTATTGGCTCAGCAGTTTTTTGACTCGCTGGGTTTTAGCGAGGATCAGAGCAGGGAAGCGGCCAAATTTATCGCGGCAATTGCGGCAGGAAGGCCTTACGATTCCCTTCCCAGAGAAGCTATCGTATTCACAGACGAGGATATTTTATATCCGGGAGAGAACCTTAGACCCTTCTACCTGACTGCGTATATCAATAAGGTTCCTTTGAAGAGGTCTTTCGTAGACGGTGGCGCATCTTTAAATATAATCTCTACGCATATACTAGAATTCCTTGGGGTACAGCGGTCGGCAATTAAAATGCGAACCACGACTGTGAAAGTATTTGGAGGACATACTCAGGCGACAATCGGGATCGTCCATTTGGTTATGAAGATTGGTCCCATTCGTGGACTTACCCCTTTCTATGTACTAGAAGACGACACGACGTTCCATGTACTGCTAGGACGAGGGTGGTTACTCAACCATAAAATGGTAGCTTTAACGTACCATCAGTGTGTCAAGACTAACATATGA
- the LOC113272859 gene encoding uncharacterized protein LOC113272859: protein MSAQAAALQDSCADFQAPPQPAEFCTVDRVDWRQPYMDFIQNGKLPSDRKTALRIQKKAARFFMHERIMYRRSYSNAVLRCLSAKKAAEVMNRSHNTEHQAMRKLFLQLYDGGFYWPTMESDINCQTHGNIIRNPHTLLHSMVTPWPFHGWDLDIIGKINPMSSKRHK from the coding sequence ATGTCGGCACAAGCAGCGGCCCTCCAAGACAGTTGCGCTGATTTCCAAGCCCCACCACAACCCGCAGAGTTCTGCACAGTCGACAGGGTGGATTGGAGACAACCATACATGGATTTCATCCAAAATGGCAAATTACCCAGCGACAGGAAAACGGCTCTAAGAATTCAAAAGAAAGCGGCGCGTTTCTTCATGCATGAGAGGATCATGTACCGCAGAAGCTACAGTAACGCGGTACTAAGGTGCTTATCAGCCAAGAAGGCTGCTGAAGTAATGAATCGTTCACACAATACAGAACATCAAGCAATGCGGAAGTTGTTCCTGCAACTCTATGATGGCGGGTTTTACTGGCCCACCATGGAAAGTGATATCAACTGCCAAACACATGGGAACATAATCAGAAATCCCCACACCCTACTGCATAGCATGGTAACGCCATGGCCATTCCACGGTTGGGATTTAGACATTATAGGAAAGATCAACCCGATGTCCTCGAAACGCCATAAGTAA